One genomic window of Lytechinus variegatus isolate NC3 chromosome 1, Lvar_3.0, whole genome shotgun sequence includes the following:
- the LOC121411477 gene encoding uncharacterized protein LOC121411477, which translates to MAPTDEHYITAEEAYSFLDNVLHMESAQARIKGDKIIFLGEFIQSMQHYIPFQTIKGIAIPDGKRRLPPAADIKADIVSKLGGVCYQINIFCWMLLRAIEFDAQLVTADGFRLKDAHVGVVINGLTGKSSKHLMEVGSSYPSRRLIPLDFEDYSPEYSDSFLKYRFVRQGEGTIIFQHKLNTVSSLARKFPEYIKGEWFSFLFYYTEHYVSIPYFNTPMTNIMTVVNEEDFVLTSLRCTAYPNGRLVCIKDSKLMLEDEEQQVQYSLFRSRDEFLEAFQCYFPQFPESMIKAAMNNVRFKLP; encoded by the coding sequence ATGGCACCGACCGATGAACATTACATCACAGCAGAAGAAGCATACAGTTTCCTGGACAATGTTCTGCATATGGAATCTGCACAAGCACGCATCAAGGGGGATAAGATCATTTTCCTTGGAGAGTTCATCCAAAGTATGCAACATTACATTCCCTTTCAGACCATCAAAGGAATCGCGATTCCTGATGGGAAACGTCGGTTACCACCAGCAGCTGACATCAAGGCTGATATCGTTTCTAAACTGGGAGGCGTATGTTATCAAATCAACATATTCTGCTGGATGCTGTTGCGCGCCATTGAGTTCGATGCTCAGTTGGTGACAGCAGATGGATTCCGTTTGAAAGACGCTCACGTTGGTGTCGTCATCAATGGCCTAACTGGTAAGAGTTCCAAGCATTTGATGGAGGTCGGGTCAAGCTATCCTTCTCGGCGACTAATTCCTCTAGATTTTGAAGACTATTCACCGGAATATTCTGATTCCTTTTTGAAATACCGGTTTGTTCGTCAGGGGGAAGGCACAATAATATTCCAGCATAAACTAAACACAGTATCATCGTTGGCACGCAAGTTTCCAGAATACATTAAGGGTGAGtggttttcttttctcttctacTATACCGAACATTATGTGAGTATACCCTATTTCAACACTCCAATGACTAATATCATGACTGTAGTCAATGAAGAAGACTTCGTTCTTACAAGCTTGCGTTGCACAGCCTACCCAAACGGTCGTCTTGTGTGCATCAAAGATTCCAAACTCATGCTGGAGGATGAAGAGCAACAGGTGCAGTATTCTCTCTTCCGGTCACGTGACGAGTTTCTAGAAGCTTTCCAGTGTTACTTCCCTCAATTTCCGGAGAGTATGATCAAAGCAGCTATGAATAATGTACGATTCAAATTgccataa